A genomic segment from Pleurodeles waltl isolate 20211129_DDA chromosome 9, aPleWal1.hap1.20221129, whole genome shotgun sequence encodes:
- the LOC138259225 gene encoding uncharacterized protein, with amino-acid sequence MTVGAVGARLMDGGCGGLLSCVEEDGSPADMPVPDFPDDMDDEPINIPQETIQKVLETLQTPPSVTRRSTEQAAIAEEPPTTPIVRPASSNTAEDSDDSGTSFERTVVGVQRELAKEVRVAMQNMVASLEGVRSCMMSSADQAAAMQALTSILQELQKTQKEISTPVIQLTQHLQQQSCQRVHECNIEPLRADLAAYHRDVATILKNQQILLAAVLPLRPSQGAATGMSASTSSNTEVCVAPSQPTTTRTKQPTHTSEEEDMEQITFTRKMTRKH; translated from the exons ATGACTGTGGGGGCTGTAGGAGCACGGCTTATGGATGGCGGGTGCGGAGGCCTTCTCTCTTGTGTCG aggaagatggatctcctgccgatatgcctgtcccagatttccctgatgacatggatgacgagccgataaacattccccaggagactatccaaaaggtccttgaaaccctccagaccccaccttcagtcacaaggaggagcacagaacaagcagccatcgcagaggaaccacccaccaccccaattgtaagacctgccagctccaatacagctgaggactctgacgactctggcaccagctttgagagaactgtagttggagtacagcgggagctggccaaggaggtgcgggtggcgatgcaaaatatggtagccagcctagagggggtgcgttcgtgcatgatgtcatctgcagatcaggcagcagctatgcaagccctaacatctatcttgcaggaactgcagaaaacccagaaggaaatcagcacacctgtaatacagttgacccaacacctacaacagcaatcctgtcaacgcgtgcacgaatgcaacattgaacccctcagggccgacctggctgcctaccatcgtgatgtggctactattctcaagaaccagcagatcctccttgctgcagtactgcccttaagaccttcacagggagcagccaccgggatgtctgcctccacgtcttctaacactgaggtgtgtgttgccccttcacaaccaacaacaacaaggacaaagcagccaacacacacatcagaagaagaagacatggaacagatcacattcacaaggaaaatgacccggaagcactag